GGACGGACTACTCGATAGTGATCATTTTCTTGAATAGCCTCTTCAAGTAATCCCTTGCGAACTTCCAATGGTAATGCGGTTACGTCTACGCCGCGGTGGTACAAGATATCAAATGCGAAGTAGACAACCTTATGCTTGACCTTACTGGACTTAAACCGAGCATTACAGGCTTCGAAATCAGCCTTACCATGTTCATCTAACACTACAATCTCACCATCGAGGATGGTCCCCTTCTGGATCGGCGGATTGTGCAACTCCGGATATTTTGATGTTGCATTCGTGTTCTTTGTATATAGGTTTAATTCATCTAAATTAGAAACGATCAACCTTATGCCGTCCCACTTAAGCTCGGCAAATGTGGAAGAATCATCAAATGGTTCGTTATTTTTGGCATATTGTAAAAGCATTGGAGGAATAAACATTATCTTCACCACCCATAATAATGTTACACCTTAGAGCTATACATGACTAATGGTACTTGAAGGAAACAGCCCAAGGATACTCCTCCCCTTGGGCTCTCATTATAGATACTGGTCTCGGTAGTTTAGTGATGAATCTCGCATATCCCCACTCACCAGCATTAGAACATCATTACTATTGTTGAAAGAAAATAAAGTATTAGACTGCATGTACTGATCCTACGTGTCTTTTCGAATTACATTCTCGTCTGACTTCGAAAAATAAGTATTAGACTGACTCCAATAAAAGAAACAGCGGTAGCCATGGACGAGAAAAAGTCCTAGACTGCCGCTGTTTTATTGAACTATCGTTTTCCGAGGGAGCGTAACAAATGTTTCACATGGTAGTCGCACAATCCTGCAGACTCCAAAACTTATTTAATATTGCCTATCCACCAAAGTCTACATGTGGTCTACAAAAGTAAAACTCCCTATTTCAACAGCACAGAGAGTCGAGTGCCCGCCTTTATCCTATCCGAAATCCTTTAGTTTATGCCGAAGAATCCTAAAATTCCAAGAAAATCCTTGTCATAATAAGCGCGATACAGGTAGCAGATAATGATTAGTCCGATGGTATTCTCGAAAAGTTGAAATACGTTGCCAAGTAAAGACGTGAAATAGGTCGATGTTGCGCTCGCGGCGGCTTCATTCTTGGATTTCTCCCATATCAGAACGACCGTTGCAAGTATCGTCAAAGGTAAGTCCAGAATCACGTACTTCACAATATTGATTCCGATTGGAATTGCGATAATAATAGCCAGAATTAATCCGAAAATCCTCCACTCTAGCCCAGTGATTATGTACGCCACGATAAGTGCCGCAACTCCAAAGAATATGGAATTCCTTACTGCATCTTTGAATACTTTTCTTACTACTGCTTTGGGATTGTTAATGTCGACTGATTGGCTTAGACCTGGCAATTTGATTCCCCCGAGTTCATTTAGATTAGTCCAGGTATTCAACAAAGGCATCAATAAATCCGGACCTGAATGCATTGACCGGCATATTCTTGGAGCCCCAATCAGCACCGAACCACTTTTTAAGCTGCTCTGTTGTTGGAAGGTCGCCGCAATCATCAGCCCCCCAACAATAAAAGTCCAATTTTCTATCGTCCAATAACATTCCTGCCAATTTGCGGTACTCTTCGACCGACATTTTCTCATAAAGGATATCGTCTATACCGCCAGCCTCATATCCTTCAGCCGTGACATCTCCCCATAGACGACCATTTGAATATGCTCTCTTGGCTAAATCTTCATGTTTTTCTTCGCTAAGCTCATAGCCTTTATAACGGTCTAGCTTCCCGTAAATGCGTTCGGATACATTAATCCCCCAGGATAGTACCTGAAAAGCTCCAAGAAGGACAAAAATTCCGATTGTCCAAGTCTTAATTGTACTTCTGATGTGAACCAGTCCGTCCTTTAGTAAATTGTGTTCTTCATGTCATTCAACAAAATTAGCTGAATTCCTCTTATTGTATTCACCATATTGCAGTTATCCTGCCCGTTCGTATTATGACGCATTGTTAGTCTAATATAACTATCAATGTTGATTTTCCCGTGTGCGCGGTCCGATATGTATTAACGGTAGATTCTTGTATTCCTTATCTGTATGAATTGGAACGGTCTGTTATATATGATCGAAGTCAATTCACAGACTTCCTCGCTTCCTTTCTATGGAGCTCCCCCTCCCTCTTGCTTTGGAACATTCATCTACATCTGAATAAAGCCAATAATAAAGAAAGGTGCAGTCTGGAGTGGGAAATCACTCCGACTGCACCTTTCTATTGGTTGGTCTTTTTCAATGCCATTCTAGTCAGTTCTTTTGCAGCTTTTTTTAGTAAGTCCATTTCATCATTGTCTGGTTGTTCCGGATTTCGTGGTTCCTCATGTTGGTTTATTACAACCTCAGGAGACCGCTCAATGAGCGTATCAGAGGACGGAATTGAAGATCGGTCAACAGTGATTCCAGCTGCTTCATTAGACTTCTCTCTCATCACAGGAGCGACCGAAGACGGTTTATCCAATAGAAGATCCTGTAGAATCGTTGAAGGTGCCGCACCATGCATAATCAAGTAATAGTCTTTAACCAACTTTTGCATAATCGGATTTTTTAAAAAATCGATTTCTGCATCATTGTAGAAGGTTGTTAGCCCTGTTTCCTTGCCTTTTCGTGCCATTAATCCGTCACGAATCAAATCTTCGGTCATTTCATTTCGACTTTTTTTCAGAGAGGACATCATTGAATTAAATTCTTCTATCCATTCTGCGCCAGCAGAGGGAGTAAACGTGCGCCCTTGTCCTGCTTCGTAGCCTGAGTTACCTGCTTTCGGGTGTCTTCCCAATCTAACCCCCCCTCACATTTCTTGGTGAGATTAGCTATTCTGTCTGATATAATTCGCGATCAAGTACGAACGTGAAGTGATATATGGAGATTCCTTCAGAAGATCCGTTTCAGGCAGCATGTAGCCCTTTGTATCTTTGAAGTAGTAGTATGCAAACAAGATTCCGCCGCCAACTAATGGGAATGTTTCGATTTTTGGAGCTTTCTCGGCCCAGAACATTTCGAGTTTATTATAAACCGCATCGAAGTATTCCTTCATACGCTTAAGTACGATCTCGGTAACATCTAGGTTCTTCACGCGTTGCCAAGATACTTTGAAGTAAGGATTATCGCCTTTAATGATAATATCAACACCTGGAATGATTACGTCGTTAAGGAATTCTTCGCGATTAGTGTACATGACAGGGTCTTTACCGTTATTAATAAATAATTCTTTAACAGCATCAAATTCCTTTAGTTCAAAGATGTCTTGAATCATTGCATCAATGTACTTATTTGTTCCTATCTGAATATTCGTGCTCACATAACCATTTAAACCATCTACATCGTAGAGAGCCAAATCGGTTGTTCCTGCACCCAGGTCCCCTAACGCAAATTCTTCGCCGATCTCGTTTGCGCGTGGTCGAGCTACCAATTTGTTCTTACGGATATCGTACTTTAAGCCAAAAGAACTCGTAACGCCTTCTACATGAACCTGTCCATCTTGAATATTTAATGTGACTGTTTTTCCGGCATATTTGCCGTCCATGAAAGAGATTGTATGAGTGCCGATATAACGTTCCAGAACATGAGATGCATCAATTCTTTTATGCTCCTCAATTGGTAAACCACCTGAATAATCCAAATCTGCTTCTGTCTTGCCGACTTTAAGTGCTGCGATTGCAAGGCCTGTCAAGGTAGTAACCGTATGTAATTCACTATTGTGCTTATCAGAGGATTCCGCGTCCGGTTGTAACATGCCTTCTTTGTTCCGAGCCCAATCACCTACGAAATAATATGTACTGTGTACGGACTTTGAATGAATCCGAACCTGTAGTCGTTCTGTATCACTATATTCCTTTTGCTGGGTATTGCTGCTGAAAGGATCACTTTTTTCGTTGGCCGGCGCACACACCGTAGAAATCGCAAAACTTTCAATAGTCCCCTCTTCATTAATGTAGCTAACCTTTGTGCTGGTGTTGCCCGGATCAATTCCTGTGATTAATTTTTTCGCTACCATATGAAGGCCTCCCTATAAAAACTGGATAAATTAAGCAACTAAATGCAATTATAGCATACAAATAATAGTTTATCTATAGTTTAAACTAACAATAAACTATTATAAACTATTAATAGTTTAAACTATTAATAAACTATTGTTAATTAAGGAATATGGACGTGCGAGCATGATTCTTTACGCTTCCTTGCCCCCCCTTCTTCTTCTTATTACCTGATTGTTTGCCACTTGCAACCCGGGATCAAGTAAATCTGCAGCTTGCTAAGCCTAACTTCTTCCGAACGCAGCAGCTATCCGTACGGGGCATAACCCCAATAATCGAAATAGTCTAATAAAGATTGATAACCTATTGGAATGTGGAAGCCTTCTAGAAAGCAGAATGATTGGAAGATACGCCCTGCTCTTCCCTTTTTGAAAAGATCACGAACTAAACAGTTTCCCAGGATATAGATCCGTGTCTTTCATGGTGATTGAAAAGTTATGGGTGGTCCTCAAACCTCCCCTCCCCTCCTACTCATCACATTCACAACCGAGAGTCCTGTTGGTCAATGCGCAGCTCTTACAATGAACTAGCCGAAACTGAATGCTACTGGAATGTGGAAGCCTTCTAGAAAGGCAAAATCATCTTGAAAGCCTTGTGGATTGGTAACCTTCTGGAAAGTGGAAACCTACTAGTAAGTCAATGGTATCCTACTATAAAGAAAATGGTAGTCTTCCATGCATATTTGTTAATCTACTAACGTGTGATGTTAACCTGCCATTCAATATTTAAAGTAGATTGTTGATGATTATGAGGCTACCAAGGTAATTATGGTAACCTCTTAATAGAAGTCTTCTGGAAGGTGGTAGGTTTCCGTGAAGTCATTCTATGATATTGACAGGGGTATTTAGATATACCTCTTGGAAATGTGTTAATCAGGTGGTAAACTCATAGAAAGTGGAAATCTACTAGAAAGTCGATGGTAGATTGCTAAAAAAATATAGTGGTAGTCTTCCGGAAATGATTAGCATAGTTAATTGTTTATTAAACAAAAATAGAGGAAGTGAATAGATTGGATTTAGGAATGCATTGGACCATCGGTAGGGCGAAGGAGCATCTTGAGAAAGAGGAGGGGATATCGATCCCGGCCCAGACCCTAAGAAACTGGTTTAACGAATTACACGAATCTAAAGTACATACTTTGAAACGGAACCAGAGAGGCGAGCGAGTACTTGATGAAACTGATATTGCTATAGCAAAATATATTCACGCAGCGAGAGAAAAAAGTTTATCGGTAAAAGCACTAGTTCCTTTTATCCAGCAATCTTTTCCAGTGCAATACGTTAGTGAAGATGATGAACAGAAACTATCGGTCTATCTGGATCAAGAAGTCGTCGTCGAGCAACTTGGACTGATGATGGAGGAAAGACT
This portion of the Paenibacillus sp. V4I7 genome encodes:
- a CDS encoding DNA ligase, which encodes MFIPPMLLQYAKNNEPFDDSSTFAELKWDGIRLIVSNLDELNLYTKNTNATSKYPELHNPPIQKGTILDGEIVVLDEHGKADFEACNARFKSSKVKHKVVYFAFDILYHRGVDVTALPLEVRKGLLEEAIQENDHYRVVRPINGSATDFFNIVCQHGLEGIVIKKKNSKYEKDTRSWSWQKVINFQRAEVYITGYSKKEHSWLLGYSDDGRIRPIGALELGITPAARKSMWPVFQAYKSGESKDHVYVQPVVRCKVKYRDWYKSGLMRLPVFEEFIV